A region of the Clostridium estertheticum subsp. estertheticum genome:
CTCAATAAATGGTGAAATATATGACCCTACCGTGTAACCAGCTTCCACAAGAATACTACTCACCATTGCCGAAGTTGAACCTTTCCCATTAGTCCCTGCAATATGTATACACTTTAATTTTTTATGTGGATTTCCTAAAAGTTCTAATAATTTTTCAGTTCTATCAAGCCCAAGTTTACTACCAAACTTAGCTGTATTTGTTATATAAGACCTAGCCTCATCATAATTCATGTTTATCATTCCTTTCAAAACTAACTTCTTTCTATTAAATTCTATACTAACTTAGAAACAGTTACCAACCTTTTGTTATAAATAGATATAGTATTTATTCCTATTGTACCAAATACTAATGTAGATTAGATAAAAAAAGAGAAAGAGCGATAATTATGATATCACTCTTCCAATTACATTTTCTTAATTATATGTTCGAAAATTATTTAAATAAATGACAAGCTACAGAATGTCCTGGTTTTATTTCTTTTAGCTCTGGTGTCTCATCCTCGCAACAATCCATAACGTATTTGCATCTTTGACGGAATCCGCACCCAGGTTTAGTATTTATCGGACTTGGAACTTCTCCCTCGAGCATTATCCTATTTTTATTTTTAGATTCAATAGGGTCAGCAACAGGAATAGCTGATAATAACGCCTTAGTATATGGATGTAATGGATCTTCATATAAAATTCCACTTGGAGCAAGTTCTACAAGCTTTCCTAAATACATTACACCTACCCTATCAGATATATGTTTAACCATAGATAAATCATGTGCTATAAATAAATAAGTTAAACCAAGTTCCTTTTGAAGCTTAATTAATAGATTAACTACTTGAGCTTGAATAGAAACATCTAAAGCAGAAATAGGTTCATCACATACAATAAATTTAGGCTCTATGGCAAGTGCTCTAGCTATACCTATTCTTTGCCTCTGACCACCAGAAAATTCATGTGGGAATCTAGATGCATGCTCTTTATTTAACCCAACCAGTTGAAGTACTTCCTGAATTTTTTCTGCTTTCTTTTTTCCTGTATAGAGTTTATGAATATCTATACCCTCACCTACAATATCTCCAACGGTCATTCTAGGATTTAAAGATGCATAAGGATC
Encoded here:
- a CDS encoding ABC transporter ATP-binding protein is translated as MAENKSEDLIIVKNLKKYFEVGKNETLKAVDDVSFTIKKGETLGLVGESGCGKTTCGRTVMGLYPATSGEVIFEGVNIHGLKGKAKRDFCRYAQIIFQDPYASLNPRMTVGDIVGEGIDIHKLYTGKKKAEKIQEVLQLVGLNKEHASRFPHEFSGGQRQRIGIARALAIEPKFIVCDEPISALDVSIQAQVVNLLIKLQKELGLTYLFIAHDLSMVKHISDRVGVMYLGKLVELAPSGILYEDPLHPYTKALLSAIPVADPIESKNKNRIMLEGEVPSPINTKPGCGFRQRCKYVMDCCEDETPELKEIKPGHSVACHLFK